DNA from Vanessa tameamea isolate UH-Manoa-2023 chromosome 19, ilVanTame1 primary haplotype, whole genome shotgun sequence:
TATCTTTACGTAGGTCTCTGTGTAGTGGCTGTTCTCTGTTGTTGACTGTGTTACTATTATGTTGTATGATTTTCGTGCCTTCTCCAACATTCACAATACTGCAAATATGGGCGTTATCACACGCCATACCTACTACTGAACTCCAACAGATATATCGAGCTACACCTTTCAAACTCTCACAACAAATACAGACCaactatcaatatataaattattgttttgtttgatcctattttgattttgtttaacttacaatttacaacatatatttctttgtaGTCTATTATACGTTTACGCATCTACATcgcaacaatttaatttatttcagttcTAATGTATAGGTCTGTACCAAATCTCAATTCAAAATTAACACAGTACAGAATATCAATAACTACAAAGTGACACTTCAGTTTTAAGGAGGATATCTTTAAATACGCAAAAGCTCTAGTATGTCAGTAGAAAGTCTTAAGAAATTAACTCATTTACTAAAAGTTGAAGGTATCCTCTTGACACTTGTATACCGTTACTTAACACGCAGTCGTGCTCGCGTGTCGCCATCCCCTCGCGGACGACACTCTGGAGGAGTCGCCTCGAGCGATTCCCACTCATTCTCCACTCACTCCACTTTACCCCTCACAACTAACATGCTCTCTGACTTTTTGTTTCTGCGGCTGGTGTAGAGCAAGGAGGCTGGCATTCGTACTCTGGTCGCTCTAGATGACCAGGGAGGTGAGTGAACTGCAATTGCAAcactaaataattttcaattttatctaATTTACTTTTGCTAGCCTTATTGGAGCATCGTAGGGTTTTCAGCCCGCCCGTAAACGGGCTCGTCGATATTGAAGAAACGAAAAGAAAAGGGGGTATttcatataaagtatttttaaattacatctaATGTTCCAATGCAAAGGTGCGGGCATCCTTAATATTAGCTCATACATATAGTAACCCACACACTGAATTAATCACGGAATACCCACATCTTTGTATCATTATGCGTTTGTAGCTAATATACACCAATTTGCACTACTTATCAGCGAACGCTATTATCGATGACGCCGGCTAGTCCAGACAAAATGACATTACCAACCGATAATCTTCGATTGTACGAAACTTTATACATTCTGCATTTCAGATGGTCGTACTCGACTCTTAATCGACAACTTACCTAAATCACATGAAACGATTAAAATAACCGAGCGAAGTAAATTCGAAACGCTTCTCCTCAACGCACGACTCTTTAACATTACACAAAATAATCATGATTCATAAGAAACTGAGCACAGATAAAACTGAATCTGGTTTTACTTGCAAGCTTCACTGCATGCATGTCGTTGTTCGAGTAGTGTGTGTTAGCGCCGCTCGGCCGCACGCCGCGCACGCCGCGCACGCGCCGCACGTCGCCGTAGCGCGTCACGCCGCCGCCACTTGCCACTCGCCACTCGCCCGCCGCACGCCCCGCACCCGCGCGCGTCCCGTGCGGTCCCAGGCACCGCGTGCACCTGCCCCGCAACCCACACACCCCGATACTCTCTCCtgcgatatattattttgatttgtattttatgtatagagCGAGGACGCCGGGGGGCAAGCGCTTCATATGTTGAGTCACCAGGGCGGTAAGAGTTAAACTGAACACATGGGTAGTCGAGCCGTGAGAACGTCTGTGTTGAATGtgcagttaataaattaatctcttTGTTTTTCTTTGACGTTTCTCTTGAATAACGACTTATCTCAGATCGATGTTGCGTATGTTTCTATGTTTCGATGGGGATGATTTTGACAACATAGTGTAAATAGAAGCCCGATGGCCGTTCGTTGCTAATTGTCGCAAAAGACTGTTTCTATCTTTTGCTGAAGATTTAATTTGTATGAGCTGCGCAATCTGTTTATTTCTTCCGTTGATATTATCTATCGGAACGCtttttataggtatatttatttatctttccgACTCTACTCCTCTTCTCTATAACCTGCGGTACTGAAATGAATGCGCGTTTACCGAGTGTGTCTGTTGACGTATAGAGCAAATGGTATACGCCTTCATCTCCATGGCTAGCAGCGTATTGTTAATGTTAGCGCCGTAGGTCTGTAACTGTTAGCTCGATGCGATCTGTGTCAGTGCGAGGCCGGCGGCACCGCCTCCGCGCACTCGCTCCTCCACGCATAGTTTGTTCATTTCCTCTTCGTTTGATATAATACTTTGCTATTTTCACTTATCATTTAGGAATGGCTTTATCGAAACGCTCATttgctaatttattttcattactcaCTTATTGCGGAGGAGTGGCCGCCCGCCTCAGCGCGGCTCACCGTGACCATtttcatgtattattttattttctctttagTTGTCAGTTTGAGTTGTATTGAGTTGAGTTGTCGAGGCGTAAGGTGCGAGGCGCGCGCAGGCCGAGCcgagcgcgcgcgccgccccgACGCCTCGCCGCATTCGTTTGGCGAGCTATAGTGACATCATTATTGTGTTGTAGAGTCACGAGGTGGGCATGAAAACCCTGGTCATGCTGGATGAACAGGGCGGTAAGCATCCAGTAGTACTTTTTACATCACTCATAACTTAGTAAGGCTTCTGTCTGAAATGCCAGttcaaaatgtttatgaaaaaatcaTTGAATGGCAAtaagtttttaacattttacatgTCGATTGAAACGTGCtaacagttaaataataatggaTAATTAATAAAGGTAAAATGTCACCaccatataattaaatagtacgATAATCGTATCTCCATTCACACTAGCCTCGGCCTGAATGGAGACCTGGAGATTAAACAGTTTATCATTTGTAtcgttttatttagtttttttcacGCATCTAGCCATGCACGTATACTTCAATCTTGCTGTTGAATGCatgaatttagtatttattaatgttcTAAATGTTAgtcataaagtatttttatattattatcacttAGCCTCAGCACATACATCATCTAAATCaaaggtaaaattaaaactagtttTCAATCTTGATCGGATCAAGTGTAAGACAGAATACGAGAGGACAGTGGCAGGACtgcttaaatgtaaaataaaaaaaaaagaaaatagacgctttctttaaaaatataattgctgTATATTATGTGCATGGTCCATAGACAATTAGTAAAAAATTTGCAATAACCAATATTTGTCTTACACTTTGCTCCGTTTTTTTGTCGAGAGCGTTgagaatttacaaaaaaaataaataaacataattccaaaagaaaaattaaattatcgcgattaaatattgaaatgtttataaagtttGATAGGAGCTTGACACGAATAATATTAGAACTCGAGTGCGGTTTTAAAGCTTATGATGGTGTGTGTGGACAGAACAATTGGACAGGATCGAGGAGGGAATGGACCAGATCAATGCGGACATGCGCGAGGCGGAGAAAAATCTGTCGGGTATGGAGAAATGTTGCGGCATTTGCGTACTCCCCTGCAACAAGtacgtataatacatatttgtttgaAGGCGTAAATCTTCGGATCTACCCAATAAAATTACTGAAACCGCCTAGAACAGCTAGCTTTTGATGAAcctaattaaattagaattacggattattatttaatgatttttatttcaaatttcttaAAATCCGTACTGTTTTGATGCTTTGTAATGGACGAAGGAACATACCTGATAattctttgtatattataaatttggttGGTTAGAcgtatgattttataataaatgattaaattaatgatagGAAATGTCTTACCATTTCAGAGGAGCATCATTCAAGGAGGATGATGGAACATGGAAGGGGAACGACGATGGAAAGGTTGTGAACAACCAACCTCAGCGAGTAATGGATGAGCGTAACGGCATCGGTCCGCAAGCTGGATATATTGgaaggtaagttttttttacattataaaggtAGGTCGATGGGTAAAAGGACCTGGATGGACGGCAGGTGATtaccactgctcatagatattagcgctgtaagacatattaaccatttcttacatcgccaatgcgtcactaaTCTTTCGAGGTAAGATGTTTTGTCGATTGTTcttgtacttacactggctcatccactcttcaaactggaacgataaaacaatatgataaacgaaatgataaatttaatattacattacttggtggcagggctttgtgcaagcccgtctgggtaggtaccacccactcatcagatattctaccgccaaacagcagtactcagtattgttgtgttccggtttgaagggtgagtgagccagtgtaactacaggcacaagggacgtgacatcttagttcccaaggttgatggtgcattggtgatgtaaggaatggttaatatttcttaaaacgccaTTGtgtatggacggtggtgaccacttaccatcaggtggcccatttgctcgaccgcctaccgatatcatagaaataaaatataaaaaacactcCACGAGCGCACGAGAGCAGGAAAATATTTGACCTTTGCCTTTAAATTCCTGCGACGTAGttaatattgcaaaatataaagGATCTAATTTAAGAGAAAAGGTCAAGCGTGTCACGTTGGAAAACTTATGTACAGTACGTTATCTCATAATGGGTGGACGGCTTGCCACGACATttgctataatattatttacttaaatgccAGAATTTAGACTAATTCGAAATACCAACTCTAAAATAAAGTTACCTTTGGCCTTTGACACgagtaaatgttaattaaatattcgaacAGGTTGACCTTTATGTCTGTCATGAAAGTATCCCTGACCTTTGAAGATCAGCAACTTTAgcaatatagatatataaaagttaaaaatatactattgaaCTGCGTAAGGGTAAACAACTCCTAAAAAAATGTGAAACCTGTtggaaatttgatttaaaaagtgTTGCATtcgacaaatttaattatacttggAGATTCAATACTTTAAGttattgcttaaataaaatattaacatacatatatatatatatatatataattatagacaatgatgtcattaaaaatacacaatagcgcaatggtttacgggctcGTAAATTGACATTTGTTGGTGTCATTGCGCAGGCATGGTCTTGgcgataattatattttttattttacattttaggcagccgcctagcgatgtaaaaagtcgcaggatcgatcctgaccccatgggctattgtcgtaccaACTCCTAACACTTAAGTGATAAgattaaaaggaggggtaaataggaatattagtaattcctcaattcatttggggcattgctactattctttaaaaaaacaaaaaaagttattatagaaATCTCACAATGTTAAAAGCTTAATAGGTGTATGAAAGTCACTCAAAAACGTATCGCTATAATCATTCCAATCTAAAACTATAAACGACAGAatatactatacttatatataaatattgacacgTTAAATTTTTCAGGATAACAAACGATGCCCGTGAAG
Protein-coding regions in this window:
- the LOC113399380 gene encoding synaptosomal-associated protein 25-like isoform X4, with translation MPSATPPAENGAPRSELEQLQLRAGQVTDESLESTRRMMMLCEESHEVGMKTLVMLDEQGEQLDRIEEGMDQINADMREAEKNLSGMEKCCGICVLPCNKGASFKEDDGTWKGNDDGKVVNNQPQRVMDERNGIGPQAGYIGRITNDAREDEMEDNMGQVNTMIGNLRNMAIDMGSELENQNRQIDRINRKGESNETRITLANQRAHELLK
- the LOC113399380 gene encoding synaptosomal-associated protein 25-like isoform X2 yields the protein MPSATPPAENGAPRSELEQLQLRAGQVTDESLESTRRMMMLCEESHEVGMKTLVMLDEQGEQLDRIEEGMDQINADMREAEKNLSGMEKCCGICVLPCNKGASFKEDDGTWKGNDDGKVVNNQPQRVMDERNGIGPQAGYIGRITNDAREDEMEDNMGQVNTMIGNLRNMAIDMGSELENQNRQIDRINRKGESNETRIAVANQRANKLLKS
- the LOC113399380 gene encoding synaptosomal-associated protein 25-like isoform X3, producing MPSATPPAENGAPRSELEQLQLRAGQVTDESLESTRRMMMLCEESKEAGIRTLVALDDQGEQLDRIEEGMDQINADMREAEKNLSGMEKCCGICVLPCNKGASFKEDDGTWKGNDDGKVVNNQPQRVMDERNGIGPQAGYIGRITNDAREDEMEDNMGQVNTMIGNLRNMAIDMGSELENQNRQIDRINRKGESNETRITLANQRAHELLK
- the LOC113399380 gene encoding synaptosomal-associated protein 25-like isoform X1 produces the protein MPSATPPAENGAPRSELEQLQLRAGQVTDESLESTRRMMMLCEESKEAGIRTLVALDDQGEQLDRIEEGMDQINADMREAEKNLSGMEKCCGICVLPCNKGASFKEDDGTWKGNDDGKVVNNQPQRVMDERNGIGPQAGYIGRITNDAREDEMEDNMGQVNTMIGNLRNMAIDMGSELENQNRQIDRINRKGESNETRIAVANQRANKLLKS